The following proteins are encoded in a genomic region of Gimesia algae:
- a CDS encoding FHA domain-containing serine/threonine-protein kinase — MPKPPDIETFLNLLRESHLLSAEEVRTVIERHELENVASPKEAAQRLVTAKILTRYQGERLLSGRTRGYFIDRYKILEVLGFGGMGSLYLAEDRETQDPVALKVLNEKCRNDAGMMTRLKLEATAGARLQHPHVVRTLSYEEAGAVCYIAMEFIKGISLLELVLLKQKSLPTPQVCDVITQAAQGLAVAHQAGIIHRDLKPENLIINSEGYVKVLDFGLALLKDHPEAEFSLAMIFGHGCVGTPEYIAPEQTKDGQTADARTDVYSLGCTMYFLLTGKLPFPTGTAAQKIQAHREQTPKSIAEIAPKIPAEVVAIVEKMMAKQPDDRFQSMKEVSAALQPYAKRTPIEFRFNKIVSQRVEQAKARSAIAQSSIVKPQLSSRIATASHVAEMAKKKSDGIERLTRGESDISKSGILRHSVPTESTDAMAEKASSAMTGVLQPIDLIDLDNKQRFPITKERVVLGRNAGCDIKLDRPGISGEHCAFHYENTGWIVTDLKSKNGTEVEGKRVQEQILFPGNTLSLAATYHFRVASPNQYVRKNNSKPMLIAASVLAGICLITGIGYWLLS, encoded by the coding sequence GTACGGTCATTGAGCGGCACGAACTGGAAAATGTGGCTTCACCCAAAGAGGCAGCCCAGCGACTGGTGACTGCGAAAATTTTGACCCGCTATCAGGGCGAGCGTCTGCTGTCAGGCCGTACACGCGGATACTTTATTGACCGCTATAAGATCCTCGAAGTGCTGGGATTTGGCGGCATGGGCAGTCTGTATCTGGCAGAGGACAGGGAAACCCAGGATCCGGTTGCCTTGAAAGTACTCAACGAAAAATGCCGCAATGATGCCGGGATGATGACGCGTCTGAAACTGGAAGCCACTGCCGGTGCTCGACTGCAGCATCCGCATGTCGTGCGTACACTCAGTTATGAAGAAGCGGGCGCCGTCTGTTACATCGCAATGGAATTTATTAAAGGAATCAGCCTGCTCGAACTGGTCCTGCTCAAACAGAAATCTCTGCCCACTCCCCAGGTCTGTGATGTCATCACTCAGGCTGCCCAGGGACTGGCAGTCGCCCATCAGGCGGGAATCATCCACCGCGATCTCAAGCCGGAAAACCTGATTATTAATTCAGAGGGTTATGTCAAAGTACTCGACTTCGGTCTGGCGCTGCTCAAGGATCATCCCGAAGCGGAGTTTTCGCTGGCAATGATCTTTGGTCATGGTTGCGTGGGAACACCGGAATATATTGCCCCGGAACAAACAAAGGACGGTCAGACTGCCGATGCTCGCACCGATGTCTACAGCCTGGGTTGTACGATGTATTTTCTGCTGACCGGCAAACTCCCCTTCCCCACCGGGACCGCGGCTCAGAAAATCCAGGCCCACCGCGAACAGACGCCGAAATCGATCGCGGAAATTGCGCCCAAAATCCCTGCGGAAGTGGTCGCGATTGTGGAAAAGATGATGGCCAAGCAGCCCGATGATCGCTTTCAGTCGATGAAAGAGGTCTCCGCCGCGCTGCAACCTTATGCGAAACGCACCCCGATCGAATTTCGCTTCAATAAAATTGTCTCACAACGCGTGGAGCAGGCGAAAGCCCGTAGCGCCATCGCCCAGTCCAGCATTGTCAAACCGCAACTTTCCTCCCGGATCGCCACTGCCAGCCATGTCGCAGAAATGGCAAAGAAAAAGTCAGACGGCATCGAACGACTGACACGCGGCGAATCAGACATTTCCAAGAGCGGTATTCTGCGGCATTCTGTCCCGACGGAGTCTACAGACGCGATGGCAGAGAAAGCCAGCAGCGCCATGACCGGCGTCCTGCAGCCCATCGATCTGATTGACCTGGATAACAAGCAGCGGTTTCCCATCACAAAAGAACGGGTTGTACTGGGGCGTAACGCCGGCTGTGATATTAAACTGGACCGACCGGGCATCTCGGGAGAACACTGCGCCTTTCATTATGAAAATACCGGCTGGATCGTCACGGATCTCAAAAGCAAAAACGGCACCGAAGTCGAAGGCAAACGCGTTCAGGAACAGATCCTCTTCCCTGGCAACACGCTCTCCCTGGCAGCGACTTACCACTTTCGCGTCGCATCCCCCAATCAATACGTCAGGAAAAACAACAGCAAACCGATGCTCATAGCCGCCTCTGTCCTGGCAGGTATCTGCCTGATCACCGGCATCGGTTACTGGCTGCTGTCGTAG
- a CDS encoding SGNH/GDSL hydrolase family protein: MRRPVLCTRCCFFVCLMTVFIVAPLTANDKKTEPTNAAEAAAKKAEQAAVINKKFADWKTTLSPEQQAWETVLEENLGGFYLPIYKKQKVQGVVTAWDYVADDPNLPRVLLIGDSVSRGYTQAARKALKGKANVHRAPANCGPTATGLKKLDVWLGDGNWDVIHFNFGIHDRRTPAADYEQRLDEIVKRLKKTGATVVWASSTPIPADWKEGPEMKTKLEEKNAIAAKVMQANGVEIDDLYAFILPHLSETQNPKDVHFNSKGYNMLGKQVAKHIEGTLEKRDQK, from the coding sequence ATGCGCCGACCCGTTCTTTGCACACGCTGCTGTTTTTTCGTCTGTCTGATGACAGTTTTCATCGTAGCCCCTCTGACTGCGAATGACAAGAAAACCGAGCCGACGAACGCTGCAGAAGCGGCTGCGAAGAAAGCCGAGCAGGCAGCGGTCATCAATAAAAAGTTCGCAGACTGGAAAACAACACTTTCCCCCGAGCAGCAGGCGTGGGAAACCGTCCTGGAAGAAAACCTGGGTGGCTTCTATCTCCCCATCTATAAAAAACAGAAAGTGCAAGGCGTCGTCACTGCCTGGGATTATGTGGCCGACGATCCGAACCTGCCGCGCGTGCTGTTGATTGGTGATTCGGTCTCACGGGGTTACACGCAGGCGGCCCGCAAAGCATTGAAAGGCAAGGCCAACGTGCATCGGGCGCCGGCCAACTGCGGTCCCACGGCTACGGGATTGAAAAAGCTGGATGTCTGGCTGGGGGATGGTAACTGGGATGTGATTCACTTCAACTTCGGGATTCACGACCGCCGCACACCAGCCGCCGACTATGAACAGCGACTGGACGAGATTGTGAAACGTCTCAAGAAGACCGGCGCGACCGTCGTCTGGGCCAGCAGCACGCCGATCCCTGCTGACTGGAAAGAGGGACCGGAAATGAAAACGAAACTGGAAGAGAAGAACGCGATTGCTGCGAAGGTGATGCAAGCTAACGGCGTGGAAATCGACGACCTGTATGCCTTCATCCTGCCGCATCTGTCAGAGACACAAAATCCCAAAGACGTGCATTTCAACAGCAAAGGCTACAACATGCTGGGAAAACAGGTCGCGAAGCATATTGAAGGCACGCTGGAAAAACGCGATCAGAAATAA
- a CDS encoding HpcH/HpaI aldolase family protein yields MPDNLPDNLPDNLPDNLPDNFRSQLQQGKLLISPLVSLSNPEVAEIFSEVGYDWLFLDAEHSTLSTADLQAIIGRVGNRLPSLVRLQAPEEVSVKKALDIGAAGIIAPQVNSAEQAANIVSWSRYSPEGTRGVGLGRAHGYGFAFDDYLSKANEETTVVVQAEHIDAVNAIEDIAQVPGVDAVLIGPYDLSASLKRIGEIDHPEVTGAIDHVTEVCQKNNIPLGIFGVTVDAVKPYIEKGFTLITVGVDTVMLGHAARKMLGQVRG; encoded by the coding sequence GTGCCAGACAATTTACCAGACAATTTACCAGACAATTTACCAGACAATTTACCAGACAATTTTCGCTCGCAACTCCAACAAGGTAAATTGCTGATCTCCCCGTTAGTCAGCCTCTCCAACCCGGAGGTCGCCGAGATCTTCTCCGAAGTGGGATACGACTGGCTGTTCCTTGATGCGGAACACAGCACTTTATCCACAGCAGATCTGCAGGCAATTATCGGTCGCGTCGGCAATCGGCTGCCCAGCCTGGTGAGACTGCAGGCCCCTGAAGAGGTCTCGGTCAAGAAAGCCCTCGACATCGGCGCCGCCGGAATTATCGCGCCGCAGGTCAATTCAGCGGAACAGGCCGCGAACATCGTTTCCTGGTCCCGTTATTCTCCCGAGGGAACCCGCGGCGTTGGTCTGGGCCGCGCCCACGGATACGGTTTTGCGTTCGACGATTACCTGTCAAAAGCGAATGAAGAGACCACAGTCGTCGTTCAGGCTGAGCACATTGACGCGGTCAACGCGATAGAAGACATCGCCCAGGTCCCCGGCGTCGATGCCGTTTTGATCGGCCCGTATGATCTCTCTGCCAGCCTGAAACGCATCGGCGAAATTGATCACCCCGAAGTCACCGGCGCGATAGACCACGTCACCGAAGTCTGCCAGAAAAACAACATCCCGCTCGGCATTTTCGGCGTGACCGTCGACGCGGTCAAACCCTACATCGAAAAAGGCTTCACCCTGATCACCGTCGGCGTCGATACCGTGATGCTGGGTCACGCCGCCCGCAAAATGCTGGGACAGGTGCGAGGATGA
- a CDS encoding type II toxin-antitoxin system PemK/MazF family toxin → MRSNLVIVDFRSTIPSAGVRPALVVQNNRDNTRMSNTIVVQVTTTIRRSIENTQLLIDQQHPDWKQSGLRRPSVINCSNIYTIRQQHIAKVIGSLSATTMEQINHCLRTALEL, encoded by the coding sequence ATGAGAAGTAATCTGGTCATAGTCGATTTTCGCTCTACAATTCCTTCTGCAGGTGTTCGACCTGCGCTTGTTGTCCAAAACAACCGAGACAATACTCGTATGTCAAATACGATTGTGGTGCAGGTCACGACAACCATTCGCCGTAGTATAGAAAACACTCAACTTCTGATCGACCAGCAGCATCCCGACTGGAAACAATCGGGACTCCGCCGCCCCTCAGTGATCAACTGCTCCAACATTTATACAATTCGTCAACAGCATATCGCTAAAGTAATTGGATCTCTTTCCGCTACGACTATGGAGCAGATCAATCATTGTCTGAGAACAGCTTTAGAATTGTGA
- a CDS encoding WD40 repeat domain-containing protein — translation MCVEYYQNGQFLLTDLDATLFKGDMNLGSQKTQVLRNTSKKRQELYDNITIIYRGILDLSADQKYAVVSGVSGEFKYDESGEVKNSISGVVDVFQLDPLEKIKTLPITKINFEDQRISNIFSQLNTVCISPDGSYIAAGSLSGIIQIWNRKNMQTVRVINLKYEETPRDIHFAPGRQPLCAFIAGCENSFYLIDLNKKRDFKLSAVQTFDWSADGKQLAVGGGEDGAVHIFHMEE, via the coding sequence ATGTGTGTTGAATATTATCAAAATGGGCAATTTCTGTTGACTGACTTGGATGCCACATTATTTAAAGGGGATATGAATCTGGGTTCTCAGAAAACACAAGTTCTTAGAAATACGAGTAAAAAGAGACAGGAGCTCTACGATAATATCACTATCATTTATCGTGGGATACTGGATCTATCTGCGGATCAAAAGTACGCAGTGGTTAGCGGTGTTTCGGGAGAATTTAAATATGATGAGTCTGGCGAAGTAAAGAACAGCATCTCGGGAGTCGTTGATGTCTTCCAACTTGACCCATTGGAAAAAATCAAAACACTTCCCATTACGAAAATTAATTTTGAAGACCAGCGCATTTCCAATATTTTCAGTCAGCTGAATACGGTTTGTATTTCTCCAGATGGTTCCTATATTGCTGCTGGTTCTCTGAGTGGGATAATCCAAATCTGGAATCGCAAAAATATGCAAACCGTTCGAGTAATTAACCTTAAATATGAAGAAACACCTCGAGATATACATTTTGCACCAGGCAGACAACCACTCTGCGCTTTCATTGCAGGTTGTGAGAACTCCTTCTACTTGATTGATTTAAATAAAAAGCGGGATTTCAAATTGAGTGCGGTGCAAACTTTTGACTGGTCAGCAGATGGAAAACAACTTGCAGTCGGCGGAGGAGAAGACGGGGCGGTGCATATTTTCCATATGGAAGAATAG
- a CDS encoding IS701 family transposase → MDVKAIESLMPELESFVSRYLSHFGRVQNHAHAMTILQGLLAGGDRRNVENMAETIEGGVVRTLQKFIAQAIWSDQDVLAELRQHVCEALGEDDGLLIVDETGFPKKGKQSVGVARQYSGTLGRVDNCQVGVFVSYCSSQGETLIDRRLFLPEQWIIDEQRLAQAGVPSSVIFRSKPELASEMIQQAIIEGVPFQWVCGDSIYGTSPVFVQTVRELGKWYVVETSCDARVWTTKPKLRPVGQITPRGGRPTKNAKPLKKPRRVDEVVANLPASAWKRMSVAEGSQGPRLYEYAEITVWFSEQSRPTDRRERLLVRRSVGQDSELKYQRSNAPAEIPLKKLAEVGGSRWCIEKNFQSGKGECGLDEYETRGWIGWHHHTCLSMLALLFLTLQKQRLGKKTSGPDCSGSPQHSQASAIYKRLDPGSTRRMESMANRPQPDRKTLPRTKKKKRTTKTH, encoded by the coding sequence ATGGACGTGAAAGCGATTGAGTCGCTGATGCCGGAGCTGGAATCTTTTGTGAGCCGCTACCTGTCTCACTTTGGACGGGTGCAGAATCATGCGCATGCGATGACGATCTTGCAGGGACTGCTCGCTGGCGGTGACCGGCGAAACGTGGAGAACATGGCTGAAACAATCGAAGGCGGGGTAGTACGCACATTGCAGAAATTCATTGCCCAGGCCATCTGGTCCGATCAGGATGTGCTTGCAGAACTTCGGCAACATGTCTGCGAAGCCCTGGGAGAAGACGACGGTCTACTGATCGTTGATGAGACTGGTTTCCCCAAGAAGGGCAAACAGTCCGTGGGGGTAGCCCGGCAATATTCGGGAACGCTCGGTCGCGTCGACAATTGCCAGGTGGGCGTCTTTGTGAGTTATTGCAGTTCGCAAGGCGAAACGTTGATCGATCGTCGGCTGTTTCTTCCTGAACAATGGATAATAGATGAGCAGCGTCTCGCGCAGGCCGGTGTTCCCTCCAGCGTCATTTTTCGCAGCAAGCCGGAATTGGCCAGCGAAATGATCCAGCAGGCAATTATTGAGGGCGTCCCGTTTCAATGGGTCTGTGGCGACAGTATTTACGGCACCAGCCCGGTATTTGTGCAAACCGTTCGGGAGTTGGGAAAGTGGTATGTCGTGGAGACATCGTGCGATGCCAGGGTGTGGACCACCAAACCGAAGTTGCGGCCCGTCGGCCAGATAACGCCCCGGGGGGGCCGTCCCACAAAGAACGCCAAGCCCCTGAAGAAACCCCGGCGCGTCGATGAAGTGGTGGCGAACCTTCCTGCGTCTGCCTGGAAACGGATGAGTGTTGCGGAAGGAAGTCAGGGACCACGCCTCTACGAATATGCAGAAATCACAGTCTGGTTTTCCGAACAGTCGCGTCCGACTGATCGGCGGGAACGGCTGCTTGTTCGCCGTTCTGTGGGACAAGATTCGGAATTGAAATATCAACGCTCTAATGCACCCGCTGAGATTCCCCTGAAGAAGTTAGCAGAAGTCGGTGGCAGCCGCTGGTGCATTGAAAAGAACTTTCAGAGTGGTAAAGGCGAATGTGGGCTGGATGAATACGAAACGCGCGGCTGGATCGGTTGGCACCATCACACCTGCCTGTCTATGCTGGCGTTACTGTTTTTAACTTTGCAGAAACAGCGGCTGGGAAAAAAAACATCCGGGCCTGACTGTTCCGGAAGTCCGCAACATTCTCAGGCATCTGCTATATACAAGAGACTGGACCCCGGCAGTACTCGTCGAATGGAGTCAATGGCGAATCGCCCGCAACCAGATCGCAAAACACTGCCACGAACAAAGAAGAAAAAAAGAACTACGAAGACGCACTAG
- a CDS encoding WD40 repeat domain-containing protein, with amino-acid sequence MDRCSSSLPVAVCVLMGSFLCNLIHVSYGQTSQELAPQTLLHGGLNDVVALCFSKSGNQLAAVDSEGLLAIWQIDQKKLIGKVQFSDGMGDLPSLEWDADGTKLLIWSHKVGAFVIDPRSMKQTTIFSKSKGLQGTIPYRYRSTQDLRLSPDGMSLLRVQSPLIDVTDEVQASGSVPSYLEEINIETEKVLSLVLQRLFTFSSASS; translated from the coding sequence ATGGATCGCTGTTCTTCTTCGCTGCCCGTAGCTGTTTGTGTATTGATGGGCAGTTTCCTATGTAACTTGATTCATGTCAGTTACGGCCAGACCTCACAGGAGTTAGCCCCGCAGACTCTCTTGCACGGGGGATTGAACGACGTTGTTGCTCTCTGCTTTTCAAAATCCGGCAACCAACTGGCAGCTGTCGACAGTGAAGGATTACTGGCAATCTGGCAGATAGACCAGAAAAAACTGATTGGAAAAGTCCAGTTTTCAGATGGAATGGGGGATCTGCCTAGTCTGGAATGGGACGCCGATGGAACGAAGTTACTCATCTGGTCTCATAAAGTTGGTGCGTTTGTGATAGATCCGCGCTCAATGAAACAGACCACAATCTTTTCAAAATCGAAAGGGTTACAGGGAACGATTCCCTATCGTTACCGTTCAACTCAAGATCTGAGGCTCTCTCCAGATGGCATGTCTCTCCTGCGTGTACAATCTCCGCTGATCGATGTTACCGATGAAGTGCAGGCGTCAGGTTCAGTTCCCTCGTATTTAGAAGAAATCAATATTGAGACAGAAAAAGTATTATCACTAGTACTACAGCGCCTGTTTACGTTTTCTAGTGCGTCTTCGTAG
- a CDS encoding DUF1569 domain-containing protein, translated as MINDLRELQFHHLEDAVAEVQSLLQTGYTQRGKWSLAQVCRHLTLVQDPGVDGYPLWLSLFAPLRPLMRRILLPRLLKGDSPQGIPTSPIFVPSGDLDDAKEAANFAASVTRYKAHPGPYAPHPGFGRLDPETLEKVYTTHAAHHLRFLEPCVEVS; from the coding sequence ATGATCAACGACCTGCGGGAGTTGCAGTTTCACCACTTGGAAGACGCGGTAGCAGAAGTGCAGTCACTGTTGCAGACCGGTTACACGCAGCGGGGCAAGTGGAGTCTGGCACAGGTCTGTCGGCACTTGACCCTGGTGCAGGATCCGGGTGTCGACGGCTATCCGCTCTGGCTCTCCCTGTTTGCACCGCTGCGACCGCTGATGCGACGCATTCTATTACCCCGTCTGCTGAAAGGCGATTCCCCGCAAGGCATTCCCACGTCTCCGATCTTTGTCCCGTCCGGTGATCTGGATGACGCGAAAGAAGCAGCAAATTTCGCAGCGAGCGTGACCCGCTATAAAGCCCATCCGGGACCTTACGCCCCGCATCCCGGTTTCGGCCGCCTCGATCCCGAAACCCTGGAAAAGGTTTATACCACCCACGCCGCCCATCACCTGCGGTTTCTGGAACCGTGTGTCGAAGTCTCTTAA
- a CDS encoding GNAT family N-acetyltransferase — MFTTRDATLDDLPAIVDIYNQSIPAGTATADTKPITVESRLPWFAQFSPEKRPIWVAEDEARQIVGCIYVTSFYAGRPAYDKTAEVSLYLSNSHQKQGLGTFLLQKMIDACPALGITTLVGMHFDHNEGTRHLNEKFGFEVCGHLPEIAEVQGQKRGLLISLLRIPSAE, encoded by the coding sequence ATGTTTACCACTCGTGATGCCACCTTAGACGATCTGCCTGCCATCGTGGATATCTATAATCAGTCGATCCCGGCTGGTACCGCGACAGCGGACACAAAACCGATTACGGTCGAGAGTCGGCTGCCGTGGTTTGCGCAGTTCTCACCAGAGAAGCGGCCGATCTGGGTCGCGGAAGATGAGGCGCGCCAGATCGTGGGCTGCATCTATGTGACTTCGTTTTATGCCGGTCGGCCCGCGTATGACAAGACCGCAGAAGTGAGTCTGTATCTGTCGAATTCCCATCAAAAGCAGGGACTGGGAACGTTTCTGCTGCAGAAGATGATAGATGCCTGCCCGGCGCTCGGAATCACCACTCTGGTGGGCATGCACTTTGATCACAACGAAGGGACGCGGCATCTGAATGAAAAGTTCGGATTTGAAGTCTGCGGGCATCTGCCGGAAATCGCCGAGGTGCAGGGACAGAAACGGGGGCTGCTGATTTCCCTGCTGCGGATCCCGTCAGCGGAGTGA
- a CDS encoding CHAD domain-containing protein, whose translation MGYQFKQQESLASGVRRIADEQLSQAIQILQDPEQNRHYAIHEVRKRFKKLRGLVRLVRSGLGDEYSAINVWYRDAGRRLSRIRDAESLLESLQSLQLRFPDPAYSALFAEFENRLQTRKQKVVDEWVDLDQELEQLSAELQQSKQLVENWKIKGASTKVLKAGLKQNYQRGTDALAQLHQSPSDDLFHECRKRSKYHLYHIRLLNEVWPTILSARQAELDELNDYLGDDHDLAVMTQVITGEPETFGLAADVEQLLTLIRQQRHDLQTAGLKLADRIFAEKPKAFAHRIKRYWKLWKADRVG comes from the coding sequence ATGGGTTATCAGTTCAAACAACAGGAATCGCTGGCGTCAGGCGTCCGTCGGATTGCCGACGAACAGCTGAGTCAGGCGATTCAGATTCTGCAGGATCCGGAGCAGAACCGCCATTATGCGATCCATGAAGTCCGCAAACGCTTTAAGAAGTTGCGCGGCCTGGTTCGCCTGGTCCGCAGCGGCCTGGGTGATGAGTACTCCGCCATCAATGTCTGGTACCGCGATGCCGGCCGCCGACTCTCTCGGATTCGCGATGCAGAATCCTTACTGGAATCACTGCAGTCTCTGCAACTGCGATTTCCTGACCCCGCTTATTCCGCGTTGTTTGCAGAATTCGAGAACCGGTTACAGACGCGTAAACAGAAAGTCGTCGATGAATGGGTCGACCTTGATCAGGAACTGGAACAGCTTTCCGCTGAACTGCAGCAGTCAAAACAACTGGTGGAAAACTGGAAGATCAAAGGCGCCTCTACCAAAGTGCTCAAAGCGGGTCTGAAACAAAACTACCAGCGCGGCACAGACGCTCTGGCACAACTGCATCAGAGTCCGAGCGATGACCTCTTTCATGAATGCCGCAAACGCAGCAAATATCATCTGTATCATATTCGCCTGCTCAACGAGGTCTGGCCGACGATTCTCTCGGCACGCCAGGCGGAGCTCGATGAACTCAACGACTACCTGGGTGACGATCATGATCTCGCGGTCATGACGCAGGTCATCACCGGAGAACCTGAGACCTTTGGCCTCGCTGCTGATGTCGAACAGTTATTGACGCTCATTCGCCAGCAGCGACACGACCTGCAGACAGCCGGACTCAAACTGGCCGATCGCATCTTCGCGGAAAAACCCAAAGCGTTTGCCCACCGCATCAAACGTTATTGGAAGCTCTGGAAAGCGGATCGCGTGGGCTGA
- a CDS encoding multidrug effflux MFS transporter, which produces MLTPELKQKPAAIGFREFVAMMALMQSLVALSIDAMLPALTEIGKELGASQANDSQLIVSFLFLGLAFGQGIYGPLSDTTGRKPSLYLGFALFLAGGLLSLFSTDLKVMLAGRFLQGLGLSAPRCIIVAIVRDQYEGPEMARVMSFVMTIFIFVPAIAPTLGQGILVVAHWRAIFAALIACGIFTLVWLAARLPETLPLERRIPFSLSRIKNAIQEVCSHRVSIGYTISLGLISSAFLGYLSSAQQIFQKQYELGTLFPLYFAILALCIGGASFANGRLVMRFGMQALSRWSKRISTVLSLLFFLYVLSVGGLPPLWTLMAYLMAILFCFGIMYGNLNAMAMEPLGHIAGVGAAVMGALSTLISVPCGILIGLSYNGTVIPVISGFTVSGILIVFVMHWIESAPQKSAIESDFSE; this is translated from the coding sequence TTGCTGACTCCCGAACTTAAACAGAAACCCGCGGCGATTGGTTTTCGCGAATTTGTCGCCATGATGGCATTGATGCAGTCGTTGGTGGCGCTTTCGATTGATGCCATGCTGCCGGCATTAACGGAGATCGGTAAGGAACTGGGTGCCTCACAGGCCAACGACAGCCAGTTAATCGTTTCATTCCTGTTTCTGGGACTCGCCTTCGGGCAGGGGATCTACGGCCCTCTCTCTGATACCACCGGTCGAAAACCATCCCTGTATCTCGGGTTTGCTCTGTTCCTGGCGGGGGGACTGCTTTCCCTGTTTTCCACCGATTTGAAAGTCATGCTGGCCGGTCGCTTTCTCCAGGGTCTCGGTCTGTCTGCACCCCGTTGTATAATTGTGGCCATCGTCCGCGACCAGTACGAAGGCCCGGAAATGGCACGCGTGATGTCGTTTGTGATGACGATATTTATTTTCGTCCCCGCGATCGCCCCGACGCTGGGGCAGGGAATTCTCGTGGTCGCGCACTGGCGGGCCATCTTTGCGGCGCTGATTGCCTGTGGGATCTTTACTCTGGTCTGGCTGGCTGCCAGGCTGCCGGAAACCCTGCCGCTGGAACGCCGGATTCCCTTTTCGCTGTCTCGAATCAAAAATGCGATTCAGGAAGTCTGTTCGCATCGGGTTTCCATAGGCTATACGATTTCACTCGGACTGATCTCCAGCGCGTTTCTGGGTTACTTAAGTTCGGCGCAGCAGATCTTTCAGAAACAGTATGAGCTGGGAACGCTGTTTCCGCTTTACTTTGCCATCCTGGCGCTCTGTATCGGCGGTGCTTCCTTTGCGAATGGCAGACTGGTGATGCGGTTCGGTATGCAGGCTCTGTCCCGCTGGTCGAAGCGGATTTCCACCGTTCTTTCCCTGCTGTTTTTTCTGTATGTACTCTCCGTCGGTGGTCTGCCTCCGCTGTGGACTTTGATGGCCTATCTGATGGCGATCCTCTTCTGTTTCGGTATCATGTATGGAAATCTGAACGCGATGGCGATGGAACCGCTGGGGCATATCGCCGGTGTGGGAGCGGCCGTCATGGGAGCCCTCTCCACGCTGATTTCGGTTCCCTGTGGCATTCTGATTGGCCTGAGTTATAACGGCACCGTCATTCCTGTGATCAGCGGGTTTACTGTTTCCGGCATCCTGATCGTCTTCGTGATGCACTGGATTGAATCTGCCCCGCAGAAGTCAGCCATCGAATCGGATTTTTCAGAGTGA
- a CDS encoding UbiA family prenyltransferase encodes MKTLLAYFQLMRLPAVFTALSDIILGFLLTHGSFSPPVSFALLLVASASLYLSGMVFNDVFDRKVDAEERPSRPIPSGRISTQKAATLGGLLILAGVGAAQTVGTQSLIVASLLVVAILSYDMLLKKTFLAPLMMGICRFLNVMLGASAVSREINLWVKPQLRIAAALGLFIVGLTWFARMEAKNSNRGQLVGGLLVINSGLGALAWMLATYPWPRETNLSMVLAALGVVALTINRRLVQAILNPVPQNVQVAVKTMLMSYVMLNAIMVFVWTANPQYAILTAALLLPTILLSRWMSVT; translated from the coding sequence ATGAAAACTCTGCTTGCTTACTTTCAGTTGATGCGTCTACCCGCTGTATTTACAGCGCTGTCGGATATCATTCTCGGCTTTTTACTGACACATGGCTCGTTTTCGCCCCCCGTCTCGTTTGCGTTACTGCTGGTCGCTTCGGCCAGTTTGTATCTTTCGGGAATGGTGTTCAACGATGTCTTCGACCGCAAAGTGGATGCAGAAGAACGACCTTCGCGACCCATTCCCTCCGGGCGCATCTCGACTCAGAAAGCAGCAACACTCGGCGGCCTGTTGATACTCGCCGGTGTGGGCGCCGCCCAGACCGTTGGCACACAGAGTCTGATCGTCGCCAGTCTGCTGGTGGTCGCCATTCTCAGTTACGACATGCTGTTAAAAAAAACGTTTCTTGCACCCCTGATGATGGGCATCTGTCGTTTCCTGAATGTCATGCTGGGTGCCAGTGCTGTTTCCCGGGAAATTAATCTCTGGGTCAAACCACAACTGCGTATCGCTGCTGCACTCGGGCTGTTCATTGTCGGGCTGACCTGGTTTGCCCGCATGGAAGCAAAGAACAGCAATCGCGGCCAGCTGGTCGGCGGTCTGCTGGTCATCAATTCCGGACTGGGGGCACTCGCCTGGATGCTGGCCACTTATCCCTGGCCTCGGGAAACTAATCTGTCGATGGTTCTGGCAGCATTAGGAGTTGTCGCGCTGACGATCAATCGCCGCCTCGTGCAGGCGATCCTTAATCCTGTACCGCAGAACGTCCAGGTCGCCGTCAAAACCATGCTTATGTCCTATGTGATGCTGAACGCCATCATGGTTTTCGTCTGGACGGCAAACCCGCAATACGCCATCCTGACAGCGGCGCTCCTGCTGCCCACGATCCTGCTTTCACGCTGGATGTCAGTGACCTGA